The following are encoded together in the Candidatus Omnitrophota bacterium genome:
- a CDS encoding GAF domain-containing protein: protein MPAEKKTKKPSISQADELKLLRRITEITSSELDVHKVLDEVVRLVTEAIGADSVFIYLIDEKIKSLVLMASKTPHQKELGKINLKIGEGIAGWVAKENKLVAIKKNAYQDPRFKSFDILPEDRYEALLSVPIIYKGKTIGVINVQHRKPHDYFLGTTSLIEIIAKQVGGVIENALLFEQTKQKASQFDSLAKVSRTITSEHYLDEILNLIVVVTAEMLNSKICSIMLLDSKGEELAIKATQSLSEEYKKKPNIKVNNSLSGEVIKSKKPMFFDDVRSEEKYVYRDLAAKENLTSMISVPMIVKDKAIGIINVYTKTPHQFTQEEIDCLQMIANQAAIAVENTKLMEESLKAKEALETRKLIERAKGILMRMNNLGEEAAHRLIHKKSMDSCRSMKEIAESIILVSEFKN from the coding sequence ATGCCCGCTGAAAAGAAAACAAAAAAACCTTCAATTAGCCAAGCAGACGAATTAAAACTCTTACGGCGCATTACCGAGATCACCAGCTCTGAATTGGACGTCCACAAAGTCCTTGATGAGGTGGTCCGTTTGGTGACTGAAGCCATTGGCGCGGATTCTGTTTTCATTTATCTGATCGATGAAAAGATAAAAAGTCTCGTTTTAATGGCCTCTAAAACTCCGCACCAGAAAGAGTTAGGAAAGATCAATTTAAAGATCGGAGAAGGAATTGCCGGATGGGTTGCCAAAGAAAATAAATTGGTCGCTATCAAGAAAAACGCCTATCAGGATCCTCGTTTCAAAAGTTTTGATATTTTACCGGAAGACCGCTATGAGGCGCTTCTATCGGTTCCCATTATCTATAAGGGAAAGACCATTGGCGTTATCAATGTTCAGCATCGAAAACCGCATGATTATTTTTTAGGTACGACAAGCTTAATTGAGATCATTGCCAAACAAGTCGGCGGGGTTATCGAAAATGCTCTCCTCTTTGAACAAACTAAACAAAAAGCCAGCCAATTTGACAGCCTTGCCAAGGTGAGCCGAACGATCACCTCCGAACATTATTTGGATGAGATCTTAAACTTGATCGTGGTTGTGACGGCGGAAATGCTCAATTCTAAAATATGTTCCATTATGTTATTGGATAGCAAAGGCGAAGAATTGGCTATTAAAGCTACTCAAAGCCTCAGTGAAGAATATAAAAAGAAACCCAATATTAAAGTCAATAATAGCTTAAGTGGTGAAGTCATTAAATCTAAAAAACCGATGTTCTTTGACGATGTCCGCAGTGAAGAAAAATATGTTTATCGTGATCTGGCGGCCAAAGAGAATTTAACATCCATGATCTCGGTGCCGATGATCGTCAAAGATAAAGCCATCGGCATCATCAATGTGTATACCAAAACTCCGCACCAATTCACCCAGGAAGAAATTGATTGTTTGCAAATGATCGCAAATCAAGCGGCTATTGCCGTCGAGAATACAAAATTGATGGAAGAATCTCTCAAGGCCAAAGAAGCCTTGGAAACGCGCAAACTGATCGAGCGCGCCAAAGGGATTTTAATGCGGATGAATAATTTAGGTGAAGAAGCCGCGCATCGATTGATCCATAAAAAGAGCATGGATTCTTGCCGCTCGATGAAAGAAATTGCGGAGTCGATCATTCTGGTTTCGGAGTTCAAGAATTAA
- the sucC gene encoding ADP-forming succinate--CoA ligase subunit beta yields the protein MKIHEYQARLFFQKAGIPVVNAEITTELSQAQSVAKTLGFPVVLKSQVLVGGRGKAGGIKVVKTPQELEQTYLALKKLSIKGFQVEKILVAQAIDIKKEFYLAITVDNTKNDAVIIFSAAGGIDIEETAKTAPEKIQKFYLEGKKEIDQARWPSFIEKSFSDKPSQEKATAIIKALVALFYQNDCSLAEINPLVIDATGTWYAADGKMIFDDNALGRHPDFAQLRDRLYEDADEMEAKEHDLSFVKLDGNVGCIVNGAGLAMATTDIIKFFGGEPANFLDVGGSSNPQKVLNALKIILRNKSVKVILINIFGGITRCDDIAKGILEAKKQYTIPVPLVVRLTGTNEKEAKELLAKENINIHTSMREAVKEVVRLAKV from the coding sequence ATGAAAATCCACGAGTATCAAGCCCGGCTGTTCTTTCAAAAAGCCGGTATTCCCGTAGTTAACGCTGAAATAACGACCGAATTATCTCAAGCCCAAAGTGTTGCTAAGACACTTGGGTTTCCCGTTGTTCTAAAATCCCAAGTTTTAGTCGGTGGCCGCGGCAAAGCCGGTGGCATTAAGGTTGTTAAAACTCCGCAAGAATTAGAACAAACTTACCTCGCACTTAAGAAATTATCCATCAAAGGTTTTCAAGTCGAAAAGATCCTGGTGGCTCAGGCCATTGATATCAAAAAAGAATTTTATTTGGCTATTACGGTGGATAATACTAAAAACGACGCGGTGATCATCTTTAGCGCGGCGGGCGGCATTGATATTGAAGAAACCGCCAAAACGGCTCCGGAAAAAATTCAAAAATTTTATTTAGAAGGAAAAAAAGAAATTGATCAAGCCCGTTGGCCTTCCTTTATCGAAAAATCTTTTTCTGATAAGCCTTCCCAAGAAAAAGCGACCGCGATCATAAAAGCTTTAGTAGCCTTGTTCTATCAAAATGATTGTTCTTTGGCAGAAATTAATCCCTTAGTGATCGATGCCACGGGAACATGGTACGCGGCCGACGGTAAAATGATCTTCGATGATAATGCGCTTGGCCGTCATCCGGATTTTGCTCAGCTACGCGACCGCCTTTATGAAGACGCGGATGAAATGGAAGCCAAAGAACACGACTTAAGCTTTGTCAAGCTCGACGGAAATGTCGGATGTATCGTTAACGGCGCCGGCCTTGCCATGGCAACAACCGATATTATTAAATTTTTTGGCGGAGAGCCGGCAAACTTCTTAGATGTGGGGGGAAGTTCTAATCCGCAAAAAGTTTTAAACGCTTTAAAGATCATTTTGCGCAACAAAAGTGTCAAAGTTATCTTGATCAATATCTTTGGCGGGATCACCCGTTGTGATGATATTGCCAAAGGAATTTTGGAAGCCAAGAAACAATACACCATTCCTGTTCCCCTAGTGGTTCGCTTAACAGGCACAAACGAAAAAGAAGCTAAAGAACTTTTAGCAAAAGAGAATATTAATATTCATACTTCCATGCGGGAAGCCGTCAAGGAAGTAGTCAGATTGGCAAAAGTATGA
- a CDS encoding AAA family ATPase: MKRIKNVFLSAINQNAGKTTISLGLYKILKDKGFKAAFMKPVGQKYVVVNHQQVDKDSYLIGEIYHCWQKFKEMSPVTVGKGFTEKYIFHPRKDVLRQQILKSFENLSYKKDIMIIEGTGHAGVGSVFDFSNADVAQLLGSKVIIVSEGGIGRSIDEIMLNKALFDLKGVEILGVIVNKVLPDKYDRIKHNVAQGLKNKGIRLLGVLPLQPLLSFPTVEQIRYELKLKLICGKTYLSRRVENTIVAAMEPHNMISYLRDQTLIITSGDRLDNIIAAVNSKAVKGRKKIGISGMVLTGGLFPGWEVVNLLKRSKIPVLLSEEDTYTTAAKIKSITCKIEKTDKDKIAEATRLVKRYVDIDLILKNL; this comes from the coding sequence ATGAAAAGGATCAAAAACGTTTTTCTTTCCGCTATTAACCAAAATGCCGGAAAAACCACTATTTCTTTAGGGCTTTATAAGATCCTCAAAGATAAAGGTTTTAAAGCCGCTTTTATGAAACCGGTCGGGCAAAAGTATGTTGTCGTCAATCATCAACAAGTGGACAAAGATTCCTATTTGATCGGCGAGATATATCATTGCTGGCAGAAATTTAAAGAAATGAGCCCGGTCACCGTCGGAAAAGGATTTACGGAGAAATATATCTTTCATCCCAGAAAAGATGTTTTGCGCCAGCAGATCCTGAAATCTTTTGAAAATTTAAGTTACAAAAAAGATATTATGATCATTGAAGGCACCGGCCATGCCGGGGTGGGATCTGTCTTTGATTTTTCCAATGCCGATGTGGCTCAACTTTTAGGCTCTAAAGTTATTATTGTGAGTGAAGGCGGTATCGGGCGAAGCATTGATGAGATCATGCTCAACAAGGCTTTGTTTGATCTTAAGGGTGTTGAGATTTTAGGCGTTATTGTTAACAAAGTTTTGCCGGATAAATACGATAGAATAAAACACAACGTGGCTCAGGGCCTAAAAAATAAAGGGATCAGGCTTTTGGGGGTTTTGCCGCTGCAGCCTTTATTGAGTTTTCCGACGGTTGAACAAATACGCTACGAACTTAAGTTAAAACTCATTTGTGGAAAAACTTACCTTTCTCGCCGGGTGGAAAATACCATCGTTGCGGCTATGGAACCGCATAATATGATATCCTATTTACGTGATCAAACCCTGATCATTACTTCGGGTGATCGACTGGACAATATTATTGCCGCGGTGAATTCAAAAGCTGTGAAAGGAAGAAAAAAGATCGGGATATCAGGGATGGTGTTAACCGGCGGGCTGTTTCCCGGATGGGAAGTTGTTAATTTACTCAAGCGAAGCAAGATCCCGGTTTTATTGTCCGAAGAGGACACGTACACGACCGCGGCGAAGATCAAAAGTATTACCTGCAAAATAGAAAAAACGGATAAGGACAAAATTGCGGAAGCTACACGTTTAGTAAAGCGTTATGTGGATATTGACCTGATCTTAAAAAATTTATAA
- the sucD gene encoding succinate--CoA ligase subunit alpha, giving the protein MSILINENTKVLVQGITGHDGSFHTKQMLDYGTKVVAGVTPGKGGQDVFGIPVFNSVKEAKDKTGANAAVIYVPAKFAKAAMLEDIAAGIELVICITEGVPVLDMIEVMAALKKTKIKLLGPNCPGLISPGKSKIGIMPGHIHKPGNVGVLSRSGTLTYEVVYNLTLNNIGQSTCVGLGGDPIVGLRFLDLLELFMNDDDTKAIVIVGEIGGGDEQIAAEYIKKNSKKPIVGFIAGKTAPAGKRMGHAGAIIGSADTTADAKIKILQNAGVEVANLPDEIPSLLAKKLK; this is encoded by the coding sequence ATGAGCATCTTGATCAATGAAAATACAAAAGTTTTAGTCCAAGGAATAACCGGCCATGACGGCTCATTCCATACCAAGCAAATGTTGGATTATGGGACGAAAGTTGTAGCGGGGGTAACACCGGGCAAAGGCGGACAAGATGTTTTTGGTATTCCTGTTTTTAATTCGGTCAAAGAAGCCAAAGATAAAACAGGCGCAAACGCGGCCGTTATTTATGTTCCTGCCAAATTTGCTAAAGCAGCGATGTTAGAGGATATTGCCGCCGGAATAGAACTAGTGATTTGCATTACCGAAGGTGTTCCGGTTTTAGATATGATCGAGGTGATGGCGGCTTTAAAAAAGACCAAAATAAAACTTTTAGGGCCTAATTGTCCCGGGCTTATATCTCCCGGAAAAAGCAAAATAGGCATTATGCCGGGGCATATTCATAAACCAGGCAATGTCGGTGTTCTTTCTCGCAGCGGTACTTTAACCTATGAAGTTGTTTATAACCTCACTTTAAATAATATCGGCCAATCCACTTGTGTGGGCCTCGGCGGAGACCCCATTGTGGGTTTAAGATTTCTCGATCTTTTGGAATTATTCATGAATGACGATGATACAAAAGCCATTGTGATCGTTGGTGAAATAGGCGGTGGAGACGAACAAATCGCCGCCGAATATATAAAGAAGAATTCCAAGAAGCCCATTGTCGGGTTTATTGCCGGAAAAACCGCTCCCGCGGGAAAACGTATGGGCCATGCCGGCGCCATTATCGGCTCCGCCGATACGACAGCCGATGCGAAAATCAAGATCCTTCAAAATGCCGGCGTGGAAGTGGCCAATCTTCCCGATGAGATTCCCAGTCTTTTAGCGAAAAAATTAAAATAA
- a CDS encoding thiolase family protein, with the protein MTKHSIDSHSPNEIYIVEALRTAIGGTNKALKDFSAVQLGGFVIKEILRQSSVPGDLVNQVILGNTVSAGLGQNPARHAAILGNLPDSVPALTINHVCGSGLQAVILAGQAIICQESDLVMAGGFESASRSPKILKKDASEKREDSDFSDSLIHDGLWCHITGKHMGELAEYLAEKNHISREEQDKYAYQSHLKACEAQELNQLAKEIVTVRINEDQIFTKDERPRRNISLERLSQLPAAFKDGGTVTAGNSCIPSDGAAVFLLASAQAVKKFKLKPKARVIAHASIAVEPKLTFTGSIISTEECLKKAKLKISDVDLFEISEAFAVQAIVTQQALKIPEEKMNIFGGDVALGHPLGAAGARILVTLVHALENQKKKTGLATVCLGGGGSVAVVIENLS; encoded by the coding sequence ATGACAAAACACTCTATCGATAGCCATTCTCCAAATGAAATTTATATTGTCGAGGCTTTGCGCACCGCGATCGGCGGAACCAACAAGGCATTAAAAGATTTCTCGGCGGTGCAACTGGGCGGATTTGTGATCAAGGAGATCTTACGTCAAAGCAGTGTTCCCGGAGATTTAGTCAATCAAGTCATCTTGGGCAATACAGTTTCTGCTGGTTTGGGACAAAATCCGGCGCGCCACGCGGCTATTTTGGGAAATCTTCCCGATTCAGTCCCGGCATTAACGATAAATCATGTTTGCGGGTCCGGTTTGCAAGCAGTGATCTTGGCTGGGCAAGCCATTATTTGCCAGGAATCAGATCTTGTGATGGCCGGAGGGTTTGAAAGCGCTTCACGATCTCCAAAAATCCTAAAAAAAGACGCGTCGGAAAAAAGAGAAGACAGCGATTTTTCGGACAGTCTTATTCACGACGGGCTTTGGTGCCACATCACCGGTAAACATATGGGTGAGTTGGCGGAATATTTAGCTGAGAAAAATCATATTTCGCGCGAGGAGCAAGATAAATATGCTTATCAAAGCCATCTTAAGGCTTGTGAAGCGCAGGAACTTAATCAACTTGCAAAAGAAATTGTGACGGTGCGCATTAATGAGGATCAAATTTTTACTAAAGATGAGCGCCCTCGGCGCAATATCAGCTTAGAAAGGCTTTCTCAGCTTCCGGCGGCTTTTAAAGACGGGGGAACGGTGACGGCCGGAAATTCTTGCATTCCTTCCGACGGCGCGGCTGTGTTTCTTTTAGCGTCAGCCCAAGCGGTTAAGAAGTTTAAATTAAAACCAAAGGCCCGTGTGATTGCCCATGCCTCCATTGCGGTTGAACCCAAGCTCACCTTTACCGGCTCTATTATTTCCACGGAAGAATGTTTAAAGAAAGCAAAACTTAAAATAAGTGATGTTGACCTTTTTGAAATAAGCGAAGCCTTTGCCGTTCAGGCGATCGTCACCCAGCAAGCGCTTAAAATTCCGGAAGAAAAAATGAATATATTCGGCGGCGACGTGGCCTTAGGCCATCCTCTGGGGGCTGCCGGTGCGCGAATTTTAGTGACACTTGTTCACGCTCTTGAGAACCAGAAAAAGAAAACAGGTTTAGCGACGGTTTGTTTGGGCGGCGGCGGGTCGGTGGCGGTGGTGATAGAGAATTTATCTTAG
- a CDS encoding P-II family nitrogen regulator — protein sequence MKLVVAIIQPHKLESVKKALYAADINLITVTEVLGHGQQKGVTEVYRGSKETGNLLRKIRIEIAVNDNFVEPTVKAIIKGAKSGKIGDGKIFVTSLERCIRIRTEEEGSKAIG from the coding sequence ATGAAACTTGTCGTTGCAATTATACAACCACACAAATTAGAGTCGGTTAAAAAAGCCTTATACGCGGCCGATATTAATTTGATCACGGTTACTGAAGTTTTAGGCCACGGTCAGCAAAAAGGCGTCACCGAAGTTTACCGTGGTTCTAAAGAGACGGGAAATCTTTTACGAAAGATCCGTATCGAGATCGCCGTCAATGATAACTTTGTCGAACCGACGGTCAAAGCCATCATTAAGGGCGCTAAGTCGGGAAAGATAGGCGATGGAAAGATCTTTGTTACGTCATTAGAGCGCTGTATCCGTATTAGAACGGAAGAAGAAGGCTCTAAGGCCATCGGGTAA
- a CDS encoding peptidoglycan-binding protein, which translates to MRKSNFFIAVILSSCIFLNGCDAVYRLIQREGAEEKEILGEVVPFIYNPVVEELQKLLKLHGYGAGTADGKFGAATRKMLAKFQEDHNLKVSRFVDKATWQELNAFNDSGLVSGGEVNMATVQTALKNAGFGIGKIDGKMGPKSQAALREFQRANGLKPDGKIGPKTLNLFLNYLPVE; encoded by the coding sequence ATGCGAAAATCAAATTTCTTCATCGCGGTTATTTTGTCTTCCTGCATTTTTCTTAACGGGTGTGATGCTGTTTATCGCCTCATCCAAAGGGAAGGCGCGGAAGAAAAAGAGATCTTAGGCGAAGTTGTTCCGTTTATCTATAATCCAGTCGTAGAAGAACTGCAAAAACTTCTTAAGCTTCACGGTTATGGGGCCGGAACGGCCGATGGAAAATTCGGAGCTGCCACCCGCAAAATGCTTGCCAAATTCCAAGAAGACCATAATTTAAAAGTAAGCCGTTTTGTCGATAAGGCAACCTGGCAGGAATTAAATGCCTTTAACGATTCAGGGCTTGTTTCCGGCGGAGAAGTGAACATGGCCACCGTTCAAACTGCGTTAAAAAATGCCGGCTTTGGAATTGGAAAGATTGACGGGAAAATGGGTCCCAAAAGCCAAGCGGCTTTACGGGAATTTCAAAGGGCCAATGGTCTTAAACCCGATGGAAAAATAGGCCCAAAGACATTGAATCTTTTCTTAAATTATCTTCCGGTTGAATAG
- a CDS encoding carbon starvation CstA family protein, translated as MNILFLILISIVCLLAGYFVYGRFLSRWLSLAKNAQTPAVTFQNNTDFVPAGKFYLLGQHLSAIAAAGPIVGPILAGLWFGWLPTFLWIILGGIFVGGVHDMASLVASLRHQGRSIAEVIKETMSRRAFILFLFFLWFSLVYIIAAFTDITASTFAEETNGPAIASSSMMYLGLAFIMGIILRKWPLPLSISTLIFFPFVFVCIFLGPIFPLKLNTLFGWDLRTTWNMALIAYCFIAAVIPVWILLQPRGYLGGFFLAITAGASFIGIIVGSFTQHYSIQYPAFTGWASPQGLPLVPILFTTVACGACSGFHCLIASGTTSKQLAKETDAKLVGYGSMLLESFVAVIALSTVVILSVSETQSLQDPSQIYANGIATFLSSLHIDKQFALNFALLAFATFVYDTLDVATRLGRYIFQELTGWKGRFSPYAATFVTLILPVIFLTQKITDAQGNIVPGWKIFWTAFGSSNQLLAALVLFGLSVWLSKKGKNYIFTLLPSIFMTLVAVISLILIIQPWLREIFVEQKFSTDPVGITGLLLLFLALFLMLEGTTVLLQKRKSL; from the coding sequence ATGAATATCTTATTTCTTATCCTTATATCAATCGTCTGCCTTTTAGCGGGATATTTTGTTTATGGGCGTTTTTTGAGCCGATGGTTAAGCTTAGCAAAAAACGCCCAAACCCCTGCCGTCACATTTCAAAACAATACCGATTTCGTTCCAGCCGGAAAATTCTATCTTTTAGGCCAGCATCTCTCCGCGATCGCCGCGGCCGGCCCCATTGTGGGCCCAATTTTAGCCGGACTTTGGTTTGGCTGGCTGCCGACTTTCCTTTGGATCATTTTAGGCGGTATTTTTGTCGGCGGTGTTCATGATATGGCTTCACTAGTTGCCTCTTTACGCCATCAAGGACGTTCGATTGCCGAAGTTATCAAAGAAACAATGAGCCGGCGCGCCTTTATCCTCTTTTTATTTTTCCTTTGGTTCTCTCTTGTTTACATCATTGCCGCTTTTACCGATATTACGGCCAGCACTTTCGCCGAAGAAACGAATGGGCCAGCCATTGCTTCTTCGTCCATGATGTATTTGGGATTAGCGTTTATTATGGGAATTATTTTAAGGAAATGGCCTTTGCCTTTATCAATCTCAACACTTATCTTTTTTCCGTTTGTTTTTGTTTGTATTTTTCTAGGGCCGATTTTTCCGCTCAAACTAAACACCCTATTTGGATGGGACTTACGCACAACCTGGAACATGGCTTTGATCGCGTATTGCTTTATCGCCGCGGTTATTCCGGTTTGGATATTGCTACAGCCACGCGGATATTTGGGAGGATTTTTCCTGGCAATTACCGCCGGAGCAAGCTTTATTGGTATTATCGTAGGAAGTTTTACCCAACATTACAGCATTCAATATCCGGCATTTACTGGTTGGGCAAGCCCGCAGGGCTTGCCCTTAGTACCCATTCTTTTTACCACTGTCGCCTGCGGAGCGTGTTCGGGATTTCACTGCCTCATTGCTTCCGGAACAACTTCCAAACAGCTAGCTAAAGAAACCGACGCCAAACTCGTCGGCTACGGCAGTATGCTTTTAGAAAGCTTTGTCGCAGTCATCGCGCTTTCTACGGTTGTTATTTTAAGCGTCTCTGAAACTCAAAGCCTTCAAGACCCAAGCCAAATTTACGCCAATGGCATCGCAACGTTTTTAAGCAGCCTTCACATCGACAAACAATTCGCTTTAAATTTCGCGCTTTTAGCCTTCGCCACTTTTGTTTACGATACCTTAGATGTGGCCACCAGATTAGGACGATACATTTTTCAAGAGCTCACGGGATGGAAAGGGCGTTTTAGCCCTTACGCGGCAACGTTTGTAACGCTTATTTTACCGGTGATCTTTTTAACTCAAAAGATAACGGACGCGCAAGGAAATATCGTTCCAGGATGGAAAATATTTTGGACGGCATTCGGTTCCAGTAATCAGCTCTTGGCGGCTTTGGTTTTATTCGGATTAAGCGTATGGCTTTCCAAGAAAGGAAAAAATTATATCTTTACGCTTCTCCCGTCTATCTTTATGACACTGGTAGCCGTTATTTCTCTTATTCTTATTATTCAGCCTTGGCTTAGGGAAATATTTGTAGAACAAAAATTCTCCACCGACCCAGTAGGCATCACAGGATTATTGTTACTTTTCTTGGCATTATTTTTGATGTTGGAAGGAACAACCGTTTTACTGCAGAAAAGAAAATCGCTTTGA
- a CDS encoding ammonium transporter: MEMINAGDTAWVLISSALVMLMTPGLAFFYGGMVRRKNVLSILMQCCVILGLISVQWVLFGYSLSFAPGKGFWGGFAWAGLNGVGLEPYADYAATIPHQAFMIFQAMFAIITPALIIGAFAERMKFSAFLIFILLWATLVYDPICHWVWGIGGWLRTMGALDFAGGTVVHISAGIAALATALAIGKRKDLNGHVPAPHNLPFVVLGTGLLWFGWFGFNAGSALAANGLAVNAFVVTNTAAAAAGLSWALIEWIRVGKPTIFGFCSGVVAGLVAITPAAGFVNVISAIIIGLLVSVFCYTAVAIIKPKLGYDDSLDAFGVHCVGGIWGALATGLFATKSINAAGADGLFYGNPAQFVIQLKAVLITVVYSFVVSFVIYKVVDLVVGMRVKEEDENVGLDLTQHHERAYTVLE, from the coding sequence ATGGAAATGATCAATGCAGGTGATACAGCGTGGGTTTTGATTTCTTCTGCGCTAGTTATGTTAATGACACCCGGCCTAGCCTTTTTTTATGGCGGTATGGTCCGGCGCAAAAATGTTTTGAGTATTTTAATGCAGTGCTGTGTTATTTTAGGTTTGATCAGCGTGCAGTGGGTTTTGTTCGGCTATAGCCTTTCTTTTGCTCCGGGAAAAGGATTTTGGGGCGGTTTTGCATGGGCGGGGCTTAACGGTGTTGGTTTGGAACCGTATGCGGATTATGCCGCCACCATTCCTCACCAAGCTTTTATGATCTTTCAAGCAATGTTTGCCATCATCACGCCAGCTCTTATTATCGGTGCTTTTGCCGAGCGGATGAAGTTCTCGGCGTTTCTCATCTTCATCTTATTGTGGGCTACCTTAGTATATGATCCTATTTGCCATTGGGTTTGGGGCATCGGCGGATGGTTGAGAACCATGGGCGCATTGGATTTTGCAGGCGGAACCGTTGTTCATATTAGCGCCGGTATTGCCGCTTTAGCAACAGCCTTAGCTATTGGAAAACGAAAAGACTTAAACGGCCATGTTCCAGCGCCGCATAATCTTCCCTTTGTTGTTTTGGGAACCGGTTTACTGTGGTTTGGATGGTTTGGGTTTAACGCGGGCAGTGCTTTGGCGGCTAATGGTTTAGCGGTGAATGCTTTTGTGGTCACTAATACGGCTGCTGCTGCTGCGGGTTTAAGCTGGGCCTTAATTGAATGGATCCGCGTCGGAAAACCAACTATTTTTGGTTTTTGTTCTGGCGTTGTTGCCGGACTCGTTGCCATCACACCGGCAGCCGGATTTGTTAATGTTATCTCGGCCATCATCATCGGCTTATTGGTGAGCGTATTTTGCTATACAGCCGTGGCGATTATCAAACCGAAATTGGGATACGATGATTCTCTAGACGCCTTCGGTGTTCACTGCGTTGGCGGGATCTGGGGAGCCTTAGCAACGGGTTTATTTGCCACTAAGTCTATCAATGCGGCTGGGGCAGACGGGTTATTTTATGGTAACCCAGCCCAGTTTGTCATTCAGCTAAAAGCTGTTTTAATAACCGTTGTCTATAGCTTTGTGGTGAGTTTCGTGATCTACAAGGTTGTGGACTTGGTCGTTGGTATGCGCGTTAAAGAAGAAGACGAAAATGTCGGTCTTGATCTTACACAGCATCACGAACGGGCTTATACGGTTTTAGAATAA